A single window of Pontibacillus chungwhensis DNA harbors:
- a CDS encoding putative DNA-binding protein, which produces MLEKTTRMNYLFDFYQELLTDKQRSYMEYYYLEDYSLGEISETFNVSRQAVYDNIKRTETMLEEYEQKLDLYDRFEKRQQLLKQLKESVQKGSDDALGIIETLENLD; this is translated from the coding sequence TTGCTTGAGAAAACAACACGCATGAACTATTTGTTTGATTTTTACCAAGAATTGCTGACAGACAAACAACGAAGTTACATGGAATATTATTATCTTGAGGATTATTCTCTTGGTGAGATTTCAGAGACTTTTAACGTCAGTCGTCAAGCTGTATATGATAACATTAAGCGAACAGAAACGATGCTTGAAGAATATGAACAGAAGTTAGATTTATATGATCGTTTCGAAAAACGACAACAGTTGTTAAAGCAATTGAAAGAATCCGTTCAAAAAGGGTCTGATGATGCCTTAGGTATCATCGAGACGCTTGAGAATTTAGATTAG
- the rpsP gene encoding 30S ribosomal protein S16, with amino-acid sequence MAVKIRLKRMGSKRNPFYRIVVADSRSPRDGRFIEEIGTYNPTANPTEVTVNEEKALNWMTEGAKPSDTVRNLFSTQGIMEKFHAQKTQK; translated from the coding sequence ATGGCAGTAAAAATTCGCCTAAAGCGCATGGGTTCTAAGCGTAACCCATTCTATCGTATAGTAGTAGCAGATTCTCGTTCACCACGTGATGGTCGTTTCATCGAAGAGATCGGAACGTACAATCCAACAGCTAACCCAACAGAGGTTACAGTGAACGAAGAGAAAGCTCTTAACTGGATGACAGAAGGTGCAAAACCATCTGACACAGTTCGCAACCTATTCTCAACACAAGGCATCATGGAGAAGTTTCACGCACAAAAAACTCAAAAGTAA
- a CDS encoding KH domain-containing protein, translated as MKALIETIVRPLVDYPDDVVVTEKEEERKLTYHLSVHKDDVGKVIGRHGRVAKAIRTVVYAAGSNSKKRIYLDIM; from the coding sequence GTGAAAGCCTTAATTGAAACCATTGTACGTCCACTAGTTGATTATCCAGATGATGTTGTCGTTACAGAGAAAGAAGAAGAACGTAAGCTTACGTATCACTTATCTGTTCACAAAGATGATGTCGGTAAGGTAATAGGAAGACATGGGCGAGTGGCTAAGGCCATCCGAACCGTTGTTTATGCGGCAGGATCGAATTCCAAAAAGCGAATTTATTTAGATATTATGTAA
- the rimM gene encoding ribosome maturation factor RimM (Essential for efficient processing of 16S rRNA): protein MDKELYTIGKVVNTHGVRGEIRVIQVTDFEERFEPGNQVYWVPQSKQDTPLLLTIKGHRMHKSFHLLHFEEYSSLNEVESLKGGTLAITKEQQTPLDEGEFYYHEVIGCTVKTADGNVVGTVKEILSPGGNDVWVVGRPQQKDALIPYIEQVVTEVDITHKTITIEPMEGLLD from the coding sequence ATGGATAAAGAATTATATACAATAGGTAAGGTTGTAAATACACATGGTGTGCGCGGTGAGATTCGCGTCATTCAAGTTACAGATTTTGAAGAGCGCTTTGAACCAGGTAACCAAGTATATTGGGTTCCTCAATCAAAACAGGACACCCCTCTCTTATTAACAATTAAAGGACACCGTATGCATAAATCCTTTCACCTTCTTCATTTTGAGGAGTACAGTTCGTTAAATGAGGTTGAATCGTTAAAAGGCGGTACGTTAGCGATTACGAAAGAGCAGCAGACTCCTCTGGATGAAGGGGAATTTTATTACCACGAAGTTATTGGATGCACTGTAAAGACAGCTGATGGAAATGTAGTGGGAACTGTGAAAGAGATTCTAAGTCCTGGTGGAAATGATGTATGGGTGGTAGGTCGTCCTCAACAAAAGGATGCTCTTATTCCTTACATTGAGCAGGTTGTAACAGAAGTAGATATTACCCACAAGACGATTACAATTGAACCAATGGAAGGGCTGCTAGACTAA
- a CDS encoding ribonuclease HII, which translates to MGRETIATIKEKLFTKGCTQQELEMYQTDERKGVQKLVYQYEKQLAKKQALKDQFESMKEFEKYYTSQGKKLIAGVDEAGRGPIAGPVVAAAVILPESFYLEGLYDSKALSETQKDLFFDYIRTHSISYGVGIVSSETIDEINIYEATKLAMHRAIDALNPEPDQLLIDALPLTDTKAPVDAFPKGDQRSISIAAASVIAKVTRDRYMNELHQTFPSYEFSHNAGYGTKNHVEALRQYGITPHHRKSFAPVKEFVRSSQ; encoded by the coding sequence ATGGGGAGAGAAACGATTGCAACGATAAAAGAGAAACTATTTACAAAAGGCTGTACCCAGCAGGAACTAGAGATGTACCAAACTGATGAACGAAAAGGTGTTCAGAAACTAGTTTACCAATACGAGAAACAACTCGCGAAAAAGCAAGCTCTTAAAGATCAATTTGAATCTATGAAAGAATTTGAGAAGTACTATACATCACAAGGTAAGAAATTAATTGCTGGAGTGGATGAAGCAGGAAGGGGTCCGATAGCTGGCCCTGTAGTAGCCGCTGCTGTTATTTTACCCGAATCCTTTTACTTAGAAGGGTTATATGATTCTAAAGCACTTTCTGAAACGCAGAAAGATTTATTCTTTGACTATATTAGAACCCACTCCATTTCTTATGGGGTTGGGATTGTCTCGAGTGAAACCATCGATGAAATTAATATATATGAGGCTACAAAACTAGCGATGCACAGAGCCATTGACGCGTTAAATCCAGAGCCTGACCAATTGTTAATTGATGCTCTGCCCTTAACAGATACAAAAGCTCCAGTCGATGCATTTCCAAAAGGAGATCAGCGTAGTATTTCCATAGCTGCGGCAAGTGTCATTGCTAAAGTGACTAGAGACAGATATATGAACGAACTCCATCAAACGTTCCCGTCATATGAATTTAGCCATAATGCGGGTTATGGAACGAAGAATCATGTAGAAGCACTCAGACAGTATGGAATTACTCCACATCACCGAAAATCGTTTGCACCCGTTAAAGAATTTGTTCGTTCCTCACAATAA
- a CDS encoding YlqD family protein, with translation MQIIKRVSVKRVLTEASKETLQQEFEKRKKRLDQECQQLSFEKRKIEMKQNVSREEVAKRFNREIDKRKENIRWLEYQLEQLEILPLGSEIEDGDVESLVELSVGDTWDDVMNEGAIVVQDGKVIRIDK, from the coding sequence ATGCAAATCATTAAGCGAGTATCAGTAAAACGGGTTCTTACAGAGGCCAGTAAGGAAACACTTCAGCAAGAATTTGAAAAGAGAAAGAAGAGGCTTGACCAGGAGTGTCAGCAGCTTTCTTTTGAAAAACGTAAGATTGAAATGAAGCAAAATGTTTCGCGCGAAGAAGTGGCAAAACGTTTTAATCGTGAGATTGATAAAAGAAAAGAAAACATTCGATGGCTTGAATACCAGCTCGAACAGCTAGAAATCCTACCATTAGGTAGTGAAATCGAAGATGGCGACGTAGAGTCTCTTGTAGAACTTTCTGTAGGGGATACTTGGGATGATGTGATGAACGAAGGCGCTATTGTTGTACAGGATGGTAAAGTTATTCGAATCGATAAATAG
- the rplS gene encoding 50S ribosomal protein L19 gives MQNLIQEITKEQLREDLPRFKAGDTVKVHVKVVEGTRERIQVFEGVVIKRRGGGISETFTVRKISSGVGVERTFPVHSPRVDKLEVVRRGKVRRAKLYYLRNLRGKAARIKEIR, from the coding sequence ATGCAAAATTTAATCCAAGAAATTACTAAAGAACAGCTACGCGAAGATCTTCCACGTTTCAAAGCTGGTGACACTGTAAAAGTTCACGTTAAAGTTGTTGAAGGAACTCGCGAACGTATCCAGGTGTTTGAAGGTGTTGTAATTAAGCGCCGTGGCGGAGGCATCTCCGAAACATTCACTGTACGTAAAATCTCTTCTGGCGTTGGTGTTGAACGTACGTTCCCAGTACACTCTCCACGCGTTGATAAACTTGAAGTTGTTCGTCGTGGTAAAGTACGTCGTGCTAAACTTTACTACCTACGTAACCTACGTGGTAAAGCTGCACGCATTAAAGAAATTCGCTAA
- the ffh gene encoding signal recognition particle protein, which translates to MAFEGLADRLQNSIQKIKGKGKVTEADVKEMTREVRLALLEADVNFKVVKDFVKRVKERAVGQEVMQSLTPGQQVIKVVKEELTELMGGDQSKIAVANRPPTVIMMVGLQGAGKTTTTGKLANHLRKNHNRNPLLVAADVYRPAAINQLETLGSQLDMPVFSKGTEANPVDIANEAIAQAKENHNDYVIIDTAGRLHIDENLMGELKEIHSNVKPDEVFLVVDAMTGQDAVNVAESFNEQLDVTGVVLTKLDGDTRGGAALSIKAVTDKPIKFAGMGEKLDQLEAFYPERMASRILGMGDVLTLIEKAQSEVNEDQAKELEQKMRDASFTLDDFLEQMGQVRNMGPLDELIGMIPGADKMKGLKNANIDDKQLNHIEAIIQSMTKAERNDPSIMNASRKKRIAKGSGRNVSEVNRLLKQFNDMKKMMKQMTNQKGKKGKGGFKLPFM; encoded by the coding sequence ATGGCATTTGAAGGTTTAGCCGACCGACTGCAGAATTCGATCCAGAAGATCAAAGGCAAAGGTAAGGTAACCGAAGCAGACGTAAAAGAAATGACCCGTGAAGTCCGCCTTGCACTTCTTGAAGCAGACGTTAACTTTAAAGTTGTAAAAGACTTTGTAAAACGCGTCAAAGAACGTGCGGTTGGACAAGAAGTTATGCAAAGTTTAACTCCAGGTCAACAAGTCATCAAAGTTGTAAAAGAAGAACTTACAGAACTTATGGGAGGCGACCAGAGCAAGATTGCTGTGGCGAATCGTCCTCCTACGGTCATTATGATGGTAGGTCTCCAGGGTGCTGGTAAAACGACGACTACCGGTAAACTTGCAAATCATCTTCGTAAAAATCACAACAGAAATCCTTTACTAGTAGCAGCCGACGTCTATCGACCTGCTGCCATCAATCAATTAGAGACTCTTGGTAGTCAGCTGGATATGCCTGTTTTCTCTAAAGGGACAGAAGCAAACCCAGTAGATATTGCTAATGAAGCAATTGCCCAAGCTAAAGAAAATCATAATGATTATGTCATTATTGATACAGCTGGTCGTCTTCACATTGATGAGAACCTTATGGGTGAGTTAAAAGAAATTCACTCAAACGTGAAGCCAGATGAAGTCTTCCTTGTTGTGGATGCCATGACAGGTCAAGACGCTGTAAATGTAGCAGAATCCTTTAATGAGCAACTTGATGTAACCGGTGTTGTGCTTACTAAATTAGATGGTGACACCCGTGGTGGTGCTGCATTGTCCATCAAAGCTGTAACGGATAAACCGATTAAGTTTGCTGGTATGGGTGAAAAACTTGACCAACTCGAAGCATTCTACCCTGAACGAATGGCATCTCGTATATTAGGTATGGGAGACGTTTTAACGCTGATTGAAAAAGCTCAATCTGAGGTTAATGAAGACCAGGCGAAAGAGCTCGAGCAGAAAATGCGTGACGCGTCCTTTACATTGGATGACTTCTTAGAGCAAATGGGTCAAGTCCGTAATATGGGGCCCCTTGATGAACTCATCGGTATGATTCCAGGTGCGGATAAGATGAAAGGCTTGAAAAATGCGAATATTGATGACAAACAATTAAATCACATTGAAGCCATCATTCAATCCATGACGAAAGCCGAACGAAATGATCCAAGTATCATGAACGCAAGCCGTAAAAAACGAATTGCAAAAGGCTCCGGCCGAAACGTATCCGAAGTGAACCGTTTATTAAAACAGTTCAACGACATGAAGAAAATGATGAAGCAGATGACGAACCAAAAAGGCAAAAAAGGTAAAGGTGGATTTAAATTACCGTTTATGTAA
- the lepB gene encoding signal peptidase I: MTKRRNEWLDWIKALIVAAILAIVIRVFLFAPIVVDGPSMLPTLENGDHMIVNKFSYLVGEPSRFDIVVFHATETKDYIKRVIGLPGDHIEYKDDTLYVNGDPIEEPFLQERLDRLSENQSYTFDFRLQDIKGNYKTIPENHVLVLGDNRNNSTDSRMLGLIPIDRIVGETRFIYWPMERFGFVD; this comes from the coding sequence ATGACGAAGAGAAGAAATGAATGGCTTGATTGGATAAAAGCGTTGATCGTTGCAGCCATTTTAGCAATAGTCATCCGCGTATTTTTATTTGCTCCAATCGTCGTGGACGGGCCCTCTATGCTTCCTACGCTAGAAAATGGTGACCACATGATTGTGAATAAGTTCAGTTATTTAGTTGGTGAACCAAGCCGATTCGATATTGTGGTGTTTCATGCAACGGAAACTAAGGATTATATTAAACGAGTTATTGGACTTCCCGGCGATCATATTGAATATAAGGATGACACTTTGTACGTGAACGGAGACCCCATTGAGGAACCGTTCCTGCAAGAAAGATTAGATCGACTTTCGGAAAATCAATCGTATACGTTTGATTTTCGCTTACAAGATATTAAAGGAAATTACAAAACCATTCCTGAGAACCATGTATTAGTCCTTGGGGATAATCGAAATAATTCTACAGATAGCCGAATGCTTGGGTTAATTCCAATCGATCGGATTGTAGGAGAAACACGGTTTATATATTGGCCAATGGAACGATTTGGTTTTGTAGATTGA
- the ftsY gene encoding signal recognition particle-docking protein FtsY — translation MGFFKKLKEKFVKEDELNQEHPEKKDEEEHSEEPQDQSEEEIHDKEEEDVPASVIEEEYTEEVTESPVEEEEAVQQTQEEQAFEEGEKESISTKFKKGLAKTRNSFATKVNDLVARYRTVDEDFFEELEEILISADVGVNTVMDLIDELKMEVKRRNIKDTREVREVISEKLVDIYYGDDDEEIEEITFNQDGLTVLLFVGVNGVGKTTTIGKMAHRLKQQGKNVVMAAGDTFRAGAIEQLEVWGERVGVPVVRHSEGSDPAAVIYDGIQSAKSKGADVLLCDTAGRLQNKVNLMNELSKVKRVIEREIPGAPHESLLVLDATTGQNALSQAKTFSEATNVSGIVLTKLDGTAKGGIVMAIRNELDIPVKFVGLGEKVTDLQSFDAHAFVYGLFADMLEESEQE, via the coding sequence ATGGGATTTTTTAAGAAATTAAAAGAGAAATTTGTGAAAGAAGATGAACTTAACCAGGAACACCCTGAGAAGAAAGACGAAGAAGAGCACTCGGAAGAACCTCAAGATCAATCAGAAGAAGAGATCCATGACAAGGAGGAAGAAGATGTTCCTGCATCTGTAATCGAGGAAGAGTATACAGAGGAAGTCACTGAATCTCCTGTTGAAGAGGAAGAGGCCGTTCAGCAGACACAAGAAGAGCAAGCCTTTGAAGAAGGTGAAAAAGAGAGCATTTCTACTAAGTTTAAAAAAGGTTTAGCTAAAACACGTAATTCTTTTGCTACTAAGGTAAATGATCTAGTGGCTCGTTATCGTACAGTAGATGAGGACTTCTTCGAAGAATTAGAGGAGATTCTAATTTCTGCTGACGTTGGTGTAAATACAGTGATGGATCTGATTGACGAGTTAAAAATGGAAGTAAAACGTCGCAATATTAAAGACACAAGGGAAGTAAGGGAAGTTATTTCAGAGAAACTTGTGGATATTTATTATGGTGATGACGATGAGGAAATTGAAGAAATCACTTTCAATCAAGATGGACTTACCGTTCTATTATTCGTTGGTGTAAATGGAGTAGGGAAGACCACTACAATCGGAAAAATGGCCCATAGGCTTAAACAGCAAGGGAAGAACGTGGTCATGGCTGCTGGTGACACCTTCCGAGCTGGTGCTATCGAACAACTAGAGGTATGGGGCGAACGCGTAGGTGTACCTGTAGTTCGGCATAGTGAAGGAAGCGATCCTGCTGCTGTTATTTATGACGGCATTCAGTCCGCTAAGTCTAAGGGAGCGGATGTACTATTGTGTGACACCGCTGGTCGTTTACAGAATAAAGTAAATTTAATGAATGAGCTTTCAAAAGTGAAACGTGTGATTGAACGGGAAATTCCAGGAGCCCCTCACGAATCGTTGCTTGTTCTTGATGCCACCACAGGTCAAAATGCCTTGAGTCAAGCGAAGACGTTCTCTGAGGCAACGAACGTGTCGGGTATTGTGCTGACAAAGCTTGACGGTACAGCCAAGGGTGGAATTGTTATGGCGATCCGTAACGAACTAGACATTCCCGTAAAGTTTGTAGGCCTTGGAGAGAAAGTAACAGATCTTCAATCCTTTGATGCCCATGCTTTCGTTTATGGTCTCTTTGCTGATATGCTTGAAGAGTCAGAACAAGAATAA
- the trmD gene encoding tRNA (guanosine(37)-N1)-methyltransferase TrmD, producing MHIDILTLFPEMFSGVLNTSIMKKAQESNAFSYETVNFRDYTESKHLKVDDTPYGGGAGMVLSPQPIFDAVEAIKDQQGKKPRVILMCPQGEPHTQAKAEELAQEEHLIFLCGHYEGYDERIREHVVTDEISIGDYVLTGGELGAMVVMDSVVRLLPGVLGNASSAPEDSFSNGLLEHPHYTRPRNFRGMEVPEVLFSGNHAKIDEWRHKQSLKRTYERRKDLIEQRSLSDQEKEWLKEWQND from the coding sequence ATGCATATTGATATTTTAACGTTGTTTCCTGAAATGTTCAGTGGGGTGCTTAATACATCTATCATGAAAAAAGCTCAAGAATCTAATGCTTTTTCATATGAAACGGTGAATTTTCGAGATTACACCGAAAGTAAACACCTAAAAGTAGATGACACACCTTATGGTGGAGGAGCTGGAATGGTTCTGTCTCCTCAGCCAATCTTTGACGCGGTTGAAGCGATTAAAGATCAACAGGGAAAGAAACCTCGTGTCATTTTAATGTGTCCTCAAGGTGAGCCTCATACGCAGGCTAAGGCTGAGGAATTAGCACAAGAAGAGCATCTAATCTTCTTATGTGGTCATTACGAAGGCTATGATGAACGGATAAGAGAGCATGTCGTAACCGATGAAATCTCTATAGGGGATTACGTTTTAACAGGAGGAGAACTCGGTGCTATGGTTGTGATGGACAGCGTGGTACGCCTTCTCCCAGGTGTGTTAGGAAATGCTTCTTCTGCTCCGGAAGATTCCTTCTCAAATGGACTCTTAGAACATCCCCATTACACGAGACCTCGCAATTTTCGTGGGATGGAGGTTCCTGAAGTATTGTTCTCGGGGAATCATGCGAAGATCGACGAGTGGCGTCATAAGCAGTCATTAAAGCGAACGTATGAAAGAAGAAAAGACCTTATAGAACAAAGAAGCTTATCAGACCAAGAGAAAGAATGGTTAAAAGAATGGCAGAATGACTGA
- the ylqF gene encoding ribosome biogenesis GTPase YlqF, translating into MTIQWFPGHMAKAKRQVEEKLKLVDFVIELVDARAPYSSQNPMLHQVLQQKPKMVLLMKKDLADENITNKWISWYEGQGISAIAVNVDDKKDVQQVIQKAKDMGQEKLERLKKKGVRPRPARAMIIGIPNVGKSTLINRLAQKKITKTGDRPGVTTAQQWIKVKKDFELLDTPGILWPKFEEEIVGYRLATIGTIKDNILPIPDVAAFFIRFLQEHYPNLLNDRYGVSSDIEDMGEVFDHIGTKRGCLESGGKINYDKVADVIIRDLRSAKTGRITLETPDMIH; encoded by the coding sequence ATGACGATACAATGGTTTCCAGGCCATATGGCTAAAGCCAAGCGACAAGTAGAAGAGAAATTAAAGCTTGTTGACTTTGTCATTGAATTAGTAGATGCACGTGCTCCGTACTCTTCTCAGAACCCTATGTTGCACCAAGTGCTTCAACAAAAGCCAAAAATGGTGTTGCTTATGAAAAAAGACTTGGCTGATGAAAACATCACAAACAAATGGATCAGTTGGTACGAAGGTCAAGGTATTTCAGCTATTGCTGTAAATGTAGATGATAAAAAGGATGTCCAACAAGTCATTCAAAAAGCGAAGGACATGGGGCAAGAGAAACTTGAGCGCTTAAAGAAAAAAGGGGTTCGCCCTCGGCCTGCCCGGGCGATGATTATTGGAATACCAAACGTAGGGAAGTCTACACTTATTAATCGCCTTGCTCAGAAGAAAATAACAAAGACCGGGGATCGCCCTGGTGTTACTACTGCTCAGCAGTGGATTAAAGTGAAGAAAGATTTCGAACTTCTAGATACACCAGGAATCTTATGGCCCAAGTTTGAAGAAGAAATAGTGGGTTATCGTTTGGCTACGATCGGTACGATCAAAGATAATATCCTGCCGATTCCAGATGTTGCTGCCTTCTTTATTCGGTTCTTGCAAGAGCATTATCCGAATCTCCTGAATGATCGATATGGTGTATCTTCTGACATTGAGGATATGGGAGAGGTATTCGACCACATAGGAACAAAGAGAGGCTGCTTAGAAAGTGGCGGAAAGATTAATTATGATAAAGTCGCTGATGTCATCATTCGCGATTTACGTTCGGCAAAAACAGGTCGTATCACATTAGAAACACCAGATATGATACACTAA